CTTATCGCGGTGTTGGCGAATGGCCGCCCGAGACCTGGAAGCCCGCGCGAGGTGCGCCCGGTCGACGAATAGTTCACGCCGCCCAAATAGGCAGCTCCGCGATCGGGCACGAGTACCGTCGTATCGACGCTAAAATAATGGAAAGTCGGCAACTGAACCGCTACGGGTACTTGCGCCACGATGCGGCCGACACCGACGGCCATTGATCCAGCGACGAATACAATCGCGATCAGAAGAGAGTGTGGCATTGTCATGGATCACCATCCGTTGGCCCCAACTTCTGTACATTCTATCGGCGCGTAGCGACGCCGGGCAACATCTCGCAAGAAGATCGGCTTAAGGACCGGTTTTCAAGCTTACGGAATTGACCCATTTGCCAGCTTCCACCACCCAAAAACCTGCCGTTGAAACTGCAATCGCTACTGCCAACCACTCTGCCGGCAGTGGCTCGCAGTGGAACCAACTAGCCAAGCGCGGCACATAAACAATCGCCAATTGTAATCCTGCGCCGAGAACGAACGACACAGCCAGTCGCCAATTGGTCCAAGGCGCTTGGCTGAAGAAAGAGCGGCTGGATGACCTCAACGCCAGCACATGGAAAAACTGCGCGAACGAAAGCGTCACAAAGACCATCGTCTGTGGTAGCGCAATCGGTGCGGGTTGCTTCGCCTCGTGGTCGACGATCTGGCTTGTCATTCCGCTCGGCAAAGCCCACCAGAATATCGCCAGGCAAACTGCTGCCATGATGGTGGCGACAAGTACAATGCCCCGCGCCAAGCCCCCTGCGAAAATACTCTCGTTGCGCCATCGCGGCGGACGTTGCATCGTACCTGGCTCGGCAGGCTCAAACGCCAGCGCAAGCGCTGGCAAGCCATCGGTGACAAGGTTAATCCACAGCAAATGCACCGGCAATAAAGGCAATGGCAGGCCGAGTAGAATCGCGGACAGAATCACCAGGATTTCGCATAGGTTGCCGGTCAATAAATAAACAATGAATTTGCGAATGTTGTCGTAAACGACGCGCCCTTCTTCGACGGCAGCGACGATCGTGGCAAAATTGTCGTCGGCCAAAATCATTCGTGAGGCTTCTTTGGACACATCGGCTCCGGTGATGCCCATGGCCACGCCAATGTCGGCCTGTTTCAGTGCGGGTGCATCGTTTACGCCATCGCCGGTCATCGCCACGACACTGCCGCAGGCTTGATGGGCTCGCACAATCCGCAGTTTATGTACCGGCGAGACTCGCGCATAAATGACCGTCCGCGTAGCGCACCGTTCCAGTTCGGCATCGTCGAGGCGGTCGATCTCTTCGCCGCTCATCACTTCATCGCCCAATTGCCAAAGTCCGATGTCTTCGGCGATTGCTAGCGCCGTGCGGCGATGATCGCCAGTAATCATGACGGCGCGGATTCCCGCCGTGCGACATCGCTCGATCGCAGCACGCGCCTCAGGTCGAGCTGGATCGACCAGGCCAATCCAGCCGAGAAAGGCCAGTTTGGATTCGGCATCATCCGCCGATTGAGGCAACGTTTCCTCGTTCAAATATTTGGTTGCCACGGCAAGCAATCGGCGTCCGCGAGCTGTAAGACTTTTCAATTGCTGTTCGAGCCGAAGCTTATCGGACGGCTGAAGTTCGACGACCGTGCCATCGCCTTCGGCCAAGTGAGTCGATCTGCCCAAAATCGCCTCGGCCGCGCCTTTGGCACAAATGATCCGCTTGCCTTCAGGCGATCGATGCACCGTACTCATTCGTTTGCGATCGGAATGGAAAGGAAACTCCACCTCTCGCGGCCACTGCTGGCGAACTTCCGTCGGATCGAGGTCTGCTGCGGTCGCTGCGATGAGCATCGCGGATTCCGTCGCGCTGCCGATCGGTTGCCCGGCTGCGACCGGTTGGGCATTGTTACAGAGCACGGAAGCACGAAGCAGCTCCGCCCGAATAAAATCGCCCTCCCTGTGAGGAATAATGTCGCTGACCGACATCCTGTTCTGTGTGAGCGTACCGGTCTTGTCGCTGCAGATCACATTGATCGAGCCGAGCGTTTCCACGGCCGCCAACTGCCGCACAATAGCCTTCCGCTGCGCCATCCGTAGCGAGCCAAGTGCCAGCGCCACGGTGATGACGGCCGGCAATCCTTCGGGAATTGCTGCGACGGCCAAACTCACCGCGACGAGAAACATGGATTCCCAAGTCGCATTACCCCGCAAGATTCCGACGACAAATACAATTCCGCTAATTGCTACCACCAAGATCGCCAGTTGCTTGCTGAACGCCGCCAGCCGGAGTTGCAGCGGCGTTTGCACCATGGTCGTTCCTTCGAGCAGCGTCGCGATTTTCCCCATCTCGGTGCGCATCCCCGTTGCGGTAACAATCGCCTTTCCGTGGCCGCGCATCATGGTCGTGCCAGCAAACACCATCGAAGTGCGATCGGGCAGCGGCGTTGCTGCGGCTAGCAACTCGATCTGCTTATCGACGGACATCGACTCGCCGGTCAAGAGAGCCTCGTCGATTTGCAAATCCGCCACCATGATCAGCCGGCCATCGGCAGGGACGAGCGCTCCGGCAATCAATT
This Pirellulales bacterium DNA region includes the following protein-coding sequences:
- a CDS encoding cation-translocating P-type ATPase; its protein translation is MDSPWSETVEHVARRLQTNIETGLSASEVQQRLKQCGWNWLREAPPRSVWKMFLGQLIDWMIGLLVAAAAVSLLLGDWHDSVLILAIVLANALIGFLQERRAEQAVAALKKLAQPTARVWRDGKLSELPAKQLVPGDIIELIAGALVPADGRLIMVADLQIDEALLTGESMSVDKQIELLAAATPLPDRTSMVFAGTTMMRGHGKAIVTATGMRTEMGKIATLLEGTTMVQTPLQLRLAAFSKQLAILVVAISGIVFVVGILRGNATWESMFLVAVSLAVAAIPEGLPAVITVALALGSLRMAQRKAIVRQLAAVETLGSINVICSDKTGTLTQNRMSVSDIIPHREGDFIRAELLRASVLCNNAQPVAAGQPIGSATESAMLIAATAADLDPTEVRQQWPREVEFPFHSDRKRMSTVHRSPEGKRIICAKGAAEAILGRSTHLAEGDGTVVELQPSDKLRLEQQLKSLTARGRRLLAVATKYLNEETLPQSADDAESKLAFLGWIGLVDPARPEARAAIERCRTAGIRAVMITGDHRRTALAIAEDIGLWQLGDEVMSGEEIDRLDDAELERCATRTVIYARVSPVHKLRIVRAHQACGSVVAMTGDGVNDAPALKQADIGVAMGITGADVSKEASRMILADDNFATIVAAVEEGRVVYDNIRKFIVYLLTGNLCEILVILSAILLGLPLPLLPVHLLWINLVTDGLPALALAFEPAEPGTMQRPPRWRNESIFAGGLARGIVLVATIMAAVCLAIFWWALPSGMTSQIVDHEAKQPAPIALPQTMVFVTLSFAQFFHVLALRSSSRSFFSQAPWTNWRLAVSFVLGAGLQLAIVYVPRLASWFHCEPLPAEWLAVAIAVSTAGFWVVEAGKWVNSVSLKTGP